Proteins found in one Amycolatopsis aidingensis genomic segment:
- a CDS encoding nuclear transport factor 2 family protein yields MTENTSPALDIALAYHRAWTGKDFERAMTYVAEDIVCAAPPGLIEGAEAFRGFMGPFTQILTGSTLIAAFGDAETALLMYDTETVPVASAPGAEHLTVRNGKITHLRIIFDRAPFDAARAARSAS; encoded by the coding sequence ATGACCGAGAACACCAGCCCGGCCCTGGACATCGCGCTCGCCTATCACCGGGCCTGGACCGGAAAGGACTTCGAGCGGGCCATGACCTACGTCGCCGAGGACATCGTCTGCGCGGCGCCGCCCGGGCTCATCGAGGGCGCGGAGGCGTTCCGCGGCTTCATGGGTCCCTTCACCCAGATCCTCACCGGCTCGACCCTGATCGCGGCCTTCGGCGACGCGGAGACCGCGCTGCTGATGTACGACACCGAAACCGTTCCGGTCGCCAGCGCACCCGGGGCCGAGCACCTCACCGTCCGGAACGGCAAGATCACGCACCTCCGGATCATCTTCGACCGGGCGCCGTTCGACGCCGCACGCGCGGCGCGCTCCGCATCCTGA